In one window of Thunnus thynnus chromosome 23, fThuThy2.1, whole genome shotgun sequence DNA:
- the kics2 gene encoding KICSTOR subunit 2, with the protein MTEVEELRPVPRERAILESFFTQLGLFSFDRAKDYVEKEKDNSRSAGAAGAIWAALLAALAHLAAAEKAYHNMTFLGQKMGGQSFFSRKDSIRTIYTSLYNELRKVVTMGRHSQPGSASYLEDLLSHLSEQLCHFTQARMEMADLYEKMHSLGSQKSINSDELVTTLEAVLHKYSSKFHHPILGRVEESFQTEVDVVTQLLRCQAQVSEWHFLPALLSLHGANSKLTAWGQLFQRQKETRKHLFGGQSQKSVQPPHLYLWLQRFQAALLAKFSFYFHEALSRQTAPADMRALTARTTPDYHGKICSFIRKHDASNVSLVFDNRGSESFQGHGYHHPHSYREAPKGVEQFPAVVSLPSGERPLTHWPNVIMMMGDRAAELNTLDKVVHFYDDKVQSTYYLTRPEPHFTLVVIFDGRKSEKDLHIAAFLQEISGSLRNSKPFSTLKPGSKG; encoded by the exons ATGACGGAGGTGGAGGAGCTGCGGCCGGTTCCCCGGGAGCGGGCCATCCTGGAGAGCTTCTTCACGCAGCTCGGTCTGTTTTCTTTCGACCGGGCCAAGGACTAcgtggagaaggagaaggacaACAGCAGGAGCGCCGGAGCCGCCGGGGCCATCTGGGCCGCGCTGCTGGCCGCGCTGGCTCACCTGGCCGCCGCGGAGAAGGCGTACCACAACATGACCTTCCTGGGACAGAAGATGG gcgGCCAGTCCTTCTTCAGCCGCAAAGACTCCATCCGAACCATCTACACCTCCCTGTACAACGAGCTGAGGAAAGTGGTGACGATGGGGCGCCACAGCCAGCCGGGCTCCGCCTCCTACCTGGAGGACCTGCTGTCACACCTGTCAGAGCAGCTCTGCCACTTCACCCAGGCCCGCATGGAGATGGCCGACCTGTACGAGAAAATGCACTCTCTGGGCAGCCAGAAGAGCATCAACTCAGACGAGCTGGTCACCACGCTGGAGGCCGTCCTGCACAAATACAGCTCCAA ATTCCACCACCCCATCCTGGGCCGCGTGGAGGAGAGCTTCCAGACCGAGGTAGACGTGGTGACCCAGTTACTGCGCTGCCAGGCCCAGGTGTCCGAGTGGCATTTCCTGCCAGCTCTACTCAGCCTGCACGGCGCCAACTCCAAGCTCACCGCCTGGGGCCAGCTGTTCCAGCGGCAGAAAGAAACCCGCAAGCATCTGTTCGGAGGTCAGTCCCAGAAGTCCGTGCAGCCTCCTCACCTGTACCTGTGGCTGCAGCGCTTCCAAGCGGCGCTGCTCGCCAAGTTCAGCTTCTACTTCCACGAAGCCCTGAGCAGGCAGACGGCTCCGGCCGACATGAGAGCCCTGACCGCCCGCACCACGCCGGACTACCACGGCAAGATCTGCTCCTTCATCCGCAAACACGACGCCAGCAACGTGTCTCTGGTGTTTGACAACCGCGGCTCAGAAAGCTTCCAGGGCCACGGCTACCACCACCCACACTCGTACCGAGAAGCACCGAAGGGCGTGGAGCAGTTCCCCGCCGTGGTGTCCCTGCCGTCAGGAGAGCGGCCGCTCACGCACTGGCCCAACGTCATCATGATGATGGGGGACCGCGCCGCCGAGCTCAACACTCTGGACAAGGTGGTGCACTTCTATGATGATAAAGTCCAGAGCACCTACTACCTGACGCGGCCCGAGCCACACTTCACGCTTGTGGTCATCTTCGACGGCAGGAAGTCAGAGAAGGATTTGCACATCGCCGCCTTCCTGCAGGAGATCTCAGGCTCGCTGAGAAACTCCAAACCCTTCAGCACCCTCAAACCTGGGTCGAAGGGAtga